From one Pseudactinotalea sp. HY158 genomic stretch:
- a CDS encoding thiamine-phosphate kinase, with amino-acid sequence MSEVDEGELLGRIFPRLPTGASTLLGPGDDAAIVAAPDGRVVVSTDVLVAGRHFRLDWSTGADVGYRAASQNLADIAAMGARPTAIVVGLVLPAATPVAWVEDLADGLALACSPLGVGVVGGDLVGGRELVVSVTVHGDCRGRAPVTRAGARPGHVIGLCGTLGRSAAGWAALERFGPDAGRDPALVGHGVFRRPVPPLPAGVRAAEAGASAMMDVSDGLLKDGARLALASGVTLALDSAALAADLADLAPAGALLGVDPWTWLLGGGEDHALLAVFPDAGRAEVAGFRVVGAVVEAREDGPVLLDGHAPGRRRLRTGWDHFRA; translated from the coding sequence GTGAGCGAGGTCGACGAGGGAGAGCTGCTCGGACGGATCTTTCCGCGGCTGCCGACCGGCGCGTCGACGCTGCTCGGCCCGGGGGACGACGCCGCGATCGTGGCCGCCCCGGACGGGCGGGTCGTCGTCTCGACCGACGTGCTCGTGGCCGGGCGACACTTCCGCCTCGACTGGTCCACGGGTGCCGACGTCGGCTACCGGGCCGCGTCGCAGAACCTCGCCGACATCGCCGCCATGGGGGCGCGCCCGACCGCGATCGTCGTGGGGCTCGTGCTGCCCGCCGCCACGCCGGTGGCCTGGGTCGAGGACCTCGCCGACGGGCTCGCGCTGGCCTGCTCACCCCTCGGGGTCGGCGTCGTCGGGGGAGACCTCGTGGGCGGGCGCGAGCTCGTGGTGTCGGTGACCGTGCACGGGGACTGCCGGGGCCGCGCGCCGGTGACCCGGGCCGGCGCGCGCCCCGGTCACGTGATCGGGCTGTGCGGCACGCTCGGCCGCTCGGCCGCCGGGTGGGCCGCGCTGGAACGATTCGGCCCGGACGCGGGTCGGGATCCCGCCCTCGTCGGGCACGGCGTGTTCCGGCGGCCCGTGCCGCCCCTGCCCGCGGGCGTGCGCGCCGCCGAGGCCGGGGCGAGCGCGATGATGGACGTCTCCGACGGACTGCTCAAGGACGGCGCCCGGCTGGCTCTCGCCTCGGGGGTGACCCTCGCGCTGGACTCGGCCGCGCTCGCGGCGGACCTGGCGGACCTGGCTCCCGCCGGGGCCCTCCTCGGGGTCGACCCGTGGACCTGGCTGCTCGGCGGCGGGGAAGACCATGCGCTGCTCGCCGTCTTCCCCGATGCCGGCAGGGCCGAGGTGGCGGGATTCCGCGTCGTCGGGGCGGTGGTCGAGGCGCGGGAGGACGGGCCGGTGCTGCTCGACGGTCACGCGCCGGGTCGGCGCCGGCTGCGCACCGGCTGGGACCACTTCCGCGCATGA
- a CDS encoding ATP-dependent DNA helicase RecG, whose amino-acid sequence MPAAKDPALNSERSELERLFGKRLAADLATLDLHTVDGLLHHYPRRYVEHEQVTPLSRGRIDEDVTYVARVSSKEGRVVRGGTMYLTTIVFTDGTTDVGATFFSKTEHKVNKYVKELKVGQYAMVAGKLSRSKFAGGPARELVHPDVRPLPTPAAGSTEAAKPVPIYPATKKCPSWKTEHALRTIIDPLQPGDVADPIPGELRAEHGLMSLHDALRHVHQPATINHAHQARHTLRFHEAFVLQTALARRRLDARRFDADPRPPVAGGLLDALDAQLPFTLTAAQREVAAELGDDLAGAHPMQRLLQGEVGSGKTVVALRAMLQVVDAGGQAALLAPTEVLAQQHARSIEALLGPLADPMAAGLLRPDAPRTRVALLTGSMGAAPRRAALLAAASGEAGIVVGTHALLGEHVQFADLGLVVVDEQHRFGVEQRDVLRTKAAKVPHTLVMTATPIPRSVAMTVFGDVDTSTMRELPAGRAPVATHVVSQNRPGWMERVWARVAEAVAAGGRAYVVAPRIGEDGGGPAGSAGAAGSAGAAGSTGAAGSTRAAGSTRSAGSAGDTDGVDLVTEEGAEKAASDLIAVLELAPQLAAEPALAGIGIGILHGRLAPEEKNRAMADFSSGTVPILVSTTVIEVGVDVPEATVMVVMDANFFGLSQLHQLRGRIGRGDRGGTCFVVARSGGQVSKQRLDTFAGTNDGFALAEADLAYRGEGDVLGRSQSGRDSSLKLLRVIEDADLIEAARVAAWAIIESDPDLAAHPALARATLTLIDPDKEEFLDRA is encoded by the coding sequence ATGCCCGCGGCCAAGGATCCAGCGCTCAACTCCGAGCGCTCCGAGCTCGAGCGCCTCTTCGGCAAGCGCCTCGCCGCCGACCTCGCCACCCTCGACCTGCACACGGTCGACGGCCTCCTCCATCACTACCCGCGCCGCTACGTCGAGCACGAGCAGGTGACCCCGCTCAGCCGGGGCCGGATCGATGAGGACGTCACCTACGTCGCCCGCGTGAGCTCCAAGGAGGGCCGGGTGGTCCGCGGCGGCACGATGTATCTGACGACCATCGTGTTCACCGACGGCACGACCGACGTCGGCGCCACGTTCTTCTCCAAGACCGAACACAAGGTGAACAAGTACGTCAAGGAGCTCAAGGTCGGCCAGTACGCGATGGTCGCGGGCAAGCTGAGCCGCAGCAAGTTCGCCGGCGGGCCCGCCCGCGAACTCGTCCACCCCGACGTGCGGCCGCTTCCCACGCCCGCCGCGGGCTCCACCGAGGCCGCCAAGCCCGTGCCGATCTACCCGGCCACGAAGAAGTGCCCGAGCTGGAAGACCGAGCACGCCCTGCGCACGATCATCGACCCGCTCCAACCCGGCGACGTCGCCGACCCCATCCCGGGCGAGCTGCGCGCCGAGCACGGCCTCATGAGCCTGCACGACGCGCTGCGCCACGTGCACCAACCCGCCACGATCAACCACGCCCACCAGGCCCGCCACACCCTGCGCTTCCACGAGGCCTTCGTGCTGCAGACGGCGCTCGCCCGCCGCCGCCTCGACGCGCGCCGATTCGACGCCGACCCCCGCCCGCCCGTGGCCGGTGGCCTGCTCGACGCCCTCGACGCCCAGCTGCCGTTCACGCTCACCGCCGCGCAGCGCGAGGTCGCCGCCGAACTGGGCGACGATCTCGCCGGGGCCCATCCGATGCAGCGGCTCCTCCAGGGGGAGGTCGGCTCCGGCAAGACCGTCGTCGCGCTGCGGGCGATGCTGCAGGTGGTCGACGCCGGGGGACAGGCCGCGCTGCTCGCCCCGACCGAGGTGCTCGCCCAGCAGCACGCCCGCTCGATCGAGGCCCTGCTCGGGCCGCTCGCCGACCCGATGGCGGCCGGCCTCCTGCGACCCGATGCACCCCGCACCCGGGTGGCGCTGCTCACCGGCTCGATGGGCGCGGCACCCCGCCGAGCCGCGCTCCTGGCGGCGGCCTCGGGAGAGGCGGGGATCGTCGTCGGTACGCATGCCCTGCTCGGAGAGCACGTGCAGTTCGCCGACCTCGGCCTCGTGGTCGTGGACGAGCAGCACCGGTTCGGCGTGGAGCAGCGCGACGTGCTGCGCACCAAGGCCGCGAAGGTGCCGCACACGCTCGTCATGACCGCCACCCCCATCCCGCGCTCGGTCGCGATGACCGTCTTCGGCGACGTCGACACCTCGACCATGCGCGAGCTTCCGGCCGGCCGGGCGCCGGTGGCCACCCACGTCGTCTCGCAGAACCGGCCCGGCTGGATGGAGCGCGTGTGGGCCCGGGTGGCCGAGGCGGTCGCGGCCGGCGGCCGGGCGTACGTCGTGGCCCCGCGCATCGGCGAGGACGGCGGCGGGCCTGCCGGGTCCGCCGGGGCCGCTGGGTCGGCCGGGGCCGCTGGGTCAACTGGGGCCGCCGGGTCGACTAGGGCCGCCGGCTCCACTCGATCGGCTGGGTCGGCCGGCGACACCGACGGCGTCGACCTCGTGACCGAGGAGGGCGCGGAGAAGGCGGCGAGCGACCTCATCGCCGTGCTCGAGCTCGCCCCGCAGCTGGCCGCCGAGCCGGCGCTCGCCGGGATCGGGATCGGCATCCTGCACGGCCGCCTCGCACCCGAGGAGAAGAACCGGGCGATGGCCGACTTCTCCTCCGGGACGGTGCCCATCCTCGTGTCGACCACCGTGATCGAGGTCGGGGTGGACGTGCCGGAGGCGACCGTCATGGTCGTCATGGACGCGAACTTCTTCGGCCTGTCACAGCTGCACCAGCTGCGGGGCCGGATCGGCCGGGGAGATCGCGGCGGCACGTGCTTCGTGGTCGCCCGCTCCGGGGGGCAGGTCTCGAAGCAGCGCCTCGACACGTTCGCGGGCACGAACGACGGGTTCGCGCTCGCGGAGGCCGACCTCGCCTATCGTGGCGAGGGGGATGTGCTCGGCCGCTCCCAGTCCGGCCGGGACAGCTCGCTCAAGCTCCTGCGCGTGATCGAGGATGCCGACCTCATCGAGGCGGCCCGCGTGGCCGCCTGGGCGATCATCGAGTCCGATCCCGACCTGGCGGCCCACCCGGCGCTCGCCCGGGCCACCCTCACCCTGATCGACCCCGACAAGGAGGAGTTCCTCGATCGTGCCTGA
- a CDS encoding ATP-binding cassette domain-containing protein — protein sequence MPEKKKRTAPLIAAHDVLVGYGSTTESAVCPPISVTVRERRSLAIVGANGTGKSTFLRALAGQLAVLAGRIEVFDRAIDERSAEFRRDVAIVLDDDSYLPALTVREHLLLTARGHGVESASALVTELLEDFGLTPRQHALPTALSSGQRRRLLLAAGFVRPRHLLVLDEPEQRLDAGMRDRLTERLAGETAVFATHDPVLVRGAASAALILAEDEVRVVDPETGAAAIEELR from the coding sequence GTGCCTGAGAAGAAGAAGCGGACCGCGCCGCTCATCGCCGCCCACGACGTGCTCGTGGGCTACGGATCGACCACCGAGTCCGCCGTCTGCCCGCCGATCAGCGTGACGGTGCGCGAGCGACGCTCGCTCGCGATCGTCGGCGCGAACGGCACCGGCAAGTCCACGTTCCTGCGGGCCCTCGCCGGGCAGCTGGCCGTGCTCGCCGGGCGCATCGAGGTGTTCGACCGGGCCATCGACGAACGCAGCGCCGAGTTCCGCCGGGACGTGGCCATCGTGCTCGACGACGACTCCTACCTGCCGGCCCTCACCGTGCGCGAGCACCTCCTGCTCACCGCTCGGGGCCACGGGGTCGAATCGGCGAGCGCGCTCGTGACCGAACTGCTCGAGGACTTCGGCCTCACCCCGCGCCAGCACGCCCTGCCGACCGCGCTCTCCTCGGGGCAGCGGCGCCGGCTGCTGCTCGCGGCCGGATTCGTGCGCCCGCGCCACCTGCTCGTGCTCGACGAGCCGGAGCAGCGCCTCGACGCCGGCATGCGCGACCGGCTGACCGAGCGGCTCGCCGGGGAGACCGCCGTGTTCGCCACCCACGACCCGGTGCTCGTGCGCGGCGCCGCCTCCGCCGCCCTCATCCTCGCCGAGGACGAGGTGCGCGTGGTCGACCCGGAGACGGGGGCGGCAGCCATCGAGGAGCTGCGGTGA
- a CDS encoding DUF3515 family protein: MRAGPATAGPAIVVAGVLALSACASPVPLDPAPTASDPACAEVLMALPDEVAGAQSRSTTSQSSRAWGDPPITMRCGVTPPGPTTDRCLPITSGDVTVDWIMTEIGDESVAENSWQFTTFGREPAIQVVVPVNYAGEDVSGVLGVFGGAIGQLPVSRACL; this comes from the coding sequence GTGAGGGCCGGGCCGGCGACCGCGGGACCCGCGATCGTCGTCGCCGGGGTGCTCGCGCTCTCGGCGTGCGCCTCCCCGGTCCCGCTCGACCCCGCGCCGACCGCGAGCGACCCGGCGTGCGCCGAGGTGCTCATGGCGCTGCCGGACGAGGTCGCCGGCGCGCAGAGCCGCTCCACCACCTCCCAGTCCTCCCGCGCCTGGGGCGACCCGCCCATCACGATGCGCTGCGGGGTCACCCCGCCGGGCCCCACGACCGACCGATGCCTGCCGATCACGAGCGGCGACGTGACGGTCGACTGGATCATGACCGAGATCGGCGACGAGTCCGTGGCCGAGAACAGCTGGCAGTTCACCACGTTCGGCCGTGAGCCCGCGATCCAGGTCGTCGTGCCCGTGAACTACGCCGGCGAGGACGTCTCCGGCGTGCTCGGCGTCTTCGGTGGTGCCATCGGGCAGCTCCCGGTCAGCCGGGCGTGCCTGTGA
- a CDS encoding nuclear transport factor 2 family protein, with amino-acid sequence MTSTADLVRRHLDAFNAGDAAALLADFAPGATWVTGDYTVPGGELREFFETAMASITPRLELVRVIDGGAVVAVEMIERWNHDGADRSAALLAVFDLAGGLISRAKIYREGSADA; translated from the coding sequence GTGACCTCCACCGCCGACCTCGTCCGCCGCCACCTCGATGCCTTCAATGCCGGGGACGCCGCCGCCCTCCTCGCCGACTTCGCCCCGGGGGCGACGTGGGTCACCGGCGACTACACGGTGCCCGGCGGCGAACTGCGCGAATTCTTCGAGACCGCGATGGCCTCGATCACGCCGCGACTCGAGCTCGTGCGGGTGATCGACGGCGGCGCCGTCGTCGCGGTCGAGATGATCGAGCGTTGGAACCACGACGGTGCGGACAGGAGCGCCGCACTCCTCGCCGTCTTCGACCTCGCCGGCGGGCTCATCTCCCGGGCGAAGATCTACCGCGAGGGGTCGGCCGACGCCTGA
- the rpmB gene encoding 50S ribosomal protein L28 translates to MAATCDVCAKAPSFGHSISHSHRRTKRRWNPNIQKVRTVTNGTPKRMNVCTSCLKAGKVTRAN, encoded by the coding sequence GTGGCTGCTACGTGTGACGTCTGCGCCAAGGCCCCGAGCTTCGGCCACAGCATCTCGCACTCCCACCGGCGCACCAAGCGTCGCTGGAACCCGAACATCCAGAAGGTTCGCACCGTCACGAACGGCACGCCGAAGCGCATGAACGTGTGCACCTCCTGCCTCAAGGCCGGCAAGGTCACCCGCGCCAACTGA